The genome window CTTTAATTACTAAAATAAGCCAATGGTCGGATCGTAAAAAGAAAATACAAGTACCACTGTTTAATTCGTATATTTTTGTACAAGTTGATGAAAAGAATCGGAATGTTATTTTTGAAATTTCAGGTGCTGTTCGGTATTTGTTTTGGCTTGGGAAGCCAGCAGTCGTAAAGGAAAAAGAAATTCAAATTATTCAAGATTGGTTGAATGTGCCTGATACATTCGAATTAGTGGTTGATAAATGGCAAAAGGGAGATAGTATTGTATTAGAATCAGGTCCTTTTTTGGCACAATCAGCAATTGTTCAAGAGGTAAAACAGAATCATTATATACTTATTTTAGAATCTTTAGGATGTATTCTTAAAGTTGAAAAAAAATAGTTTATCTATTTTTTTGTTTTAAAACACTTATTTAAAACAGATTGTAAATTATGTAATTTAATTTATTATTAATAAGATTAAAGTTTCAAAACAATAATTAAAAGATGAGATAAATCTTTTTTTTTACTATAAATTTGCAAAATTCTTATGAAATGTTAATGTGGATCCATAAAATGGGATTCACAATGGCGAAGCCATGAAAAAAACGTTTGCGAATAAGATAAAATAATTTTTTGATAAACTATTTTTGAAATCATATATAGATACTGTAAAACCACAAGAAGTATAAATAATATAATTTGAATGAGATAATAATTTCATTTAATTAATTTAATAGCAACAATGAAAAAACTAATTACCGTAATTCTCTTTCTTATAGCTCTTTTTCAGACTAACACTATATTAGCTCAGGATATTCTAAAAGGAAGCGACTTGAGTACTGTAAAGGTTGATTACTTATCGGATAGTGATATTGCAAAAATAAAATCACAATTGCAAACAAATAATCTAACTATAGATCAAGTAGAATCGATGGCTTTGTCCAAAGGAATGGATCCTGCAGAATTTGCCAAATTAAAAAAGCGTTTAGCTTTTACCGAAACTTCTAAAAGTGCAGTTGATAAAAAAACAACGACTAAGAAAAAATCAAAAGATTCAGATCTGGAAGATGAAGAGGATAATAGCGATGTTATTGAACGGAAACAAGAAAAAATTGAAAATAAAAAGGTTAAGGATAGTTTGAATTCGCTAGTGTTTGGATCTGAATTATTTGATAACCCTACATTGAATTTCCAGCCTAATTTGAAATTGGCCACACCTGTCAATTATATTTTAGGTCCTGGAGATGAACTGCAAATTAGCGTAAATGGAGTTCAGGAGTTTAACGATAATGTTTCAGTATCTGTTGAGGGTAAAGTTGCTATTCAATACGTAGGCCAGATTTCGGTATCGGGAATGACTATTGAGACCGCAACTCAAAAAATTAAAGGAGCTATTTCAAGAGTATATAGTACTGTTCGTTCTGGTCAATCGCAGGTAGAAGTGAGTTTAAGCCGTATTCGTACCATAAAAATTACTATTATTGGGAGTAAGCAGCCAGGAAATTATTCAGTTTCATCTTTAGCAACTGTATATAATGCTTTGTTTTTGGGTGGTGGCCCAGGGAAAAATGCAAGTTACAGAAATATTGAGCTGATCCGTAATAATAAAGTATTTAAAAATATTGATATTTATCGGTTTTTGGTTAATGGAAATCAATCAGATAATGTTGGTTTAAAGGATAATGATGTTATTCGTATTCCGGCTTATACTAATAGGGTTACCGTTGAGGGAGAAGCAAAGCGTCCGGGTATTTTTGAAATGAAAAAGGGTGAGCATTTTTCAGATCTTTTGAATTTTGCATCCGGATTCAATGAATTTGCTTATACAGCTTCGGTAAATGTTTTGCAAAAAACGGGAAAAGAATTTAAAGTAGCTGATATACAAGCTGCTCAATATGACAGTTATCTGCCTTTAAATGGAGATGTGTTTCGTATCTCCAAAATTTTAAATCGTTTTGAAAACCGTATCATTATTAATGGTGCAGTATTCAGACCAGATACCTATTCTTTTTATCAAGGAATGAGAGTTTCAGATTTGATTCGTCAGGCTGAAGGATTGAAAGAAGATGCTTATCTTAAAAGAGCTAGAATCATTCGTTTAAAAGAAGATTTGACGACTGAGATTGTTAATGTTGATTTATCTAAAGCAATTGTAGGGGATTTGAATGCTGATGTTGCTTTAAAAAAAGAAGATATATTAACTGTGTATTCTATTTTGGATTTTAAGGAAGAATACAAAGTGACGATTGACGGTGAAGTAAAGAAACCAGATGTTTATGATTATCAGGATAATTTAACTTTGAATGATTTAATTATTACTGCGGGCGGTTTGACGGGTTCAGCATCCAAGCGTGTTGAAATAGCTAGAATGATTAAGGCTGAAGATATAGATGATTCTAATCCGAACAAAGTTGAATTGTTTAATATTGAAATCACTCCGTATTCGAATGAACAATCGATTAATTTTGTACTGAAACCTTTTGATGTCATTAATATCAGGCGAATGGCAGTTGTTGAGAAACCAGAGATGGTAACTATATCCGGGTCGGTTTCCTATCCTGGGAAGTATGTTTTGGCTAATAAAAAAGAGAAGATTTATAATGTTATTCAAAGGGCTGGCGGTCTTACATCATTGGCAAGTTTGAATGGGGTAAAAATAAAGAGGCCTATTAAAAAAGCTCAAATTGAAGAATTGGAAAATATAAATTTAAATTTAGGCAAGAAAGATAGTATCCAAAATAAATTGAAAAAGAAATTAAAAGAAGACTTGAAGTATGCCACTATTCCTGTTGATTGGGAAAAAGTTGTCAGAAATCAAAATGGAAATGCAAATATAACTTTACAGCCTGGAGATGAAATCGAGGTTTCGGCTTTCAACGAGACTGTAAAAGTTGCTGGAAACGTTCTTTTGACATCAGAGATTCCTTATAAAAAAGGCAGAGGATTTAATTATTACCTTGATGCTGTTGGAGGTTTGGATGCCAAAGGATGGAGAAATAAAGCATATGTTATTTATCCAAATGGAGAGGCCGCAGTAACTCGCAGGTTTTTATTGATTAGGTCTAGTCCAAAAGTTGAACCTGGTTCTCAAATTGTAGTGCCAGAAAAACCTGAGACAAAGAAAATGACTACTGGTGAATGGGTAAGTATTGGAAGTGTGATTACCAGTTTGGCATTGTTGATTGTTACTTCGTTTAAGTAGGGAGAGAAGTGAGTTATGAATTATACGTTGTAATGAGAAGTTTGAGGTTAAGTATTCTAAATATATAAAATAAAAGAAGGTCTATAGTTATTTATGGAACAAAATAAAGGAATAGCAAACGACGAAATTTCGTTAAAGGAACTTATTGAAAAAGGGAAAGAATGGTATGCTTATTTATTGAGCCAATGGAAAATCATTGTATTGGCTGGAGTAATTGGAGCTGTTTTGGGGTTAGCTTATTCTTTTACAAAGAAACCAATATATACGGCAACCTTAACATTTGCATTGGAAGATGAAAAATCAGGAGGAATGGGTGGTGCTCTTGGGTTGGCCAGTTCGTTTGGGATTGATGTTGGTGGCGGTGGAGGAAGTATATTTTCCGGTTCGAATTTGACCGAATTGTTCAAGTCCCGTACGATGGTGGAGCAAACTTTGATGACACCTGTTGCAGTAAACGGGAAAGTGATTTCTTTGGCTGAAATGTATATTCAAAATAATAAGTGGAGGGAAAAATGGAACAATAACCCTAAATTTAAGGATATTCAATTTTTGCCCGAGACTAAACGGAAGTATTTTACAAGGGAGCATGATAGCATTTTGGGAGTGATTTATCAAAATTTATCTCAGACTTCTTTGTCTGTGGGGCAAAAAGATAAAAAGATTGCGATTATATCGATGGATGTCTCTTCAACTGATGAATTGTTCTCTCTTCGGTTTTGTGAAGCATTAGCGAGACAAGTTGGAAAATTTTATGTTGAGACCAAAAGCAAAAAGGCCCGCATGAACATGGAAATTTTGGAACATCAGGTTGATTCCATCCGTGCTGAACTTAATGGTGCTATTACCGGAGTTGCTGTCGCTAATGACAATACTTTTAATCTGAACCCTGCGCTTAATGTGCGTAGGACTCCTTCGGCTAGGAGACAGGTCGATGTGCAGGCGAATACGGCTATTTTGACGGAGTTGGTGAAACAGGCTGAATTAGCAAAAGTTACATTGCGTAAAGAAACCCCTTTGATTCAAGTAATTGATAGACCAATTTTGCCACTACCGAAAGAGCGTTTTGGGAAAGCGAAAGGTATTTTATTAGGAGGGATTTTAGCAGGTTTTTTAGTTGTGTTCTTTTTAATTTTTAAGAGAATATTTAAAGAAGTACTTAAATAATTTTGCTTAAATATTTAAATGAAAAATTATATGATAAAAGTTCAGGAGGTTAAAAAAGAAACTGAAGATATAGTCACTTTATGTTTCAAAAAGCCGGGATAAAAAAAAATTAAGTATTTAGCTGAAAATGAATTTTTACTTTGTTGTAATTAGCCTTTGGCAAATAATGTTAGTGTTGAAATATAATAACCATAATAATTATATAAAATAATGAAAGTAGTAATTTTTGCAGGTGGTTTTGGGACTCGCTTAATGGAAGAAACAGAGGCAAGACCAAAGCCAATGGTTGAAATTGGAGGAAAACCTATTTTATGGCATATTTTAAAAATGTACGAACGACATGGTTACAACGAGTTCATTATTTGTCTTGGATATAAGGCTACTTATATAAAAGAATATTTTTATAATTATTATTTGCATAATTCTGATGTTACAATCGAATTAGCCAATAATAATATAAATGTGCATTACTCGGAGACAGAATCCTTTAAAGTGACTTTAATAGATACCGGTTTGCATACCAATACTGCAGGACGATTAAAGCGTATTCAGAAATATGTACAAGGAGAAACTTTTATGTTGACTTATGGCGATGGTGTTTCAGATATCGATTTGACACAATTGCTAACTTTTCATCGTTCACATGGACGATTGATTACTTTGACTAGTGTGCAGGTTCCTGGACGATTTGGAAATTTGGACATCAATGAATTTGGAGAAGTTGGGCGTTTTGAGGAGAAGCCGGTGGGAGATGGTATGTGGATTAATGGTGGTTTTTTTGTGTTAGAACCAGGAATTTTTCAGTACTTGGATTATGATGTGGAGAATGTGCAATGGGAAAAAGGACCTTTAGCGACTATAGCTAAAGATAATCAATTGGCTGCTTTTAAACATGAGGGTTTTTGGAAGTGTATGGATGCGCTAAGAGATCGTCACGAATTGGAGGAAATGTGGAACTCTGGAAATGCGAAATGGAAAACATGGTAGATTCTTCTTTTGAAATTTTAAAAAGTACTTATCAAGGTAAAAAAGTCTTTCTTACTGGGCATACTGGTTTTAAAGGTTCTTGGATGCTTAAAACATTGTCTTTATTGGGGGCAGTGGTTAAGGGGTATGCTCTTGGACCATCAACTCCTAATGATTTGTATTATCTAATTGATGGAGATAATTTATGTGATTCCGTTATTGCTGATTTACGTGAAAAAAAGAGATTAGAAAAAGAAATACTAGATTTCCAACCTGATTTTATCTTTCATTTGGCAGCTCAGCCACTAGTACGTTTGTCTTACGAGATTCCTGCAGAAACTTTTGAAATAAACGCAATTGGTACTGCCAATGTTTTGGATGCTGTGCGACTTCTTGATAAATCATGTTCAGTGGTTTTAATTACGACCGATAAGGTTTATTATAACAATGAATGGTTGTATCCTTATCGAGAAAATGATCGATTAGGAGGATTTGATCCTTATAGTGCTAGTAAAGCCTGTACCGAACTGATAATCGATTCCTATCGTAATTCTTTTTTTAATAGTAATAATTACAATACTCACAAAAAAGGTATTGCCGTCGCTCGTGCCGGTAATGTAATAGGTGGGGGCGATTGGTCGAAAGATAGATTAATTCCTGACATCGCTAAAGCGTTTGCCATTGAAAAACCAGTTGTAATACGAAACCCAAAATCTATACGGCCTTGGCAACATGTCTTGGAGCCAGTGATTGGTTATTTACAGCTTGGTGCTAATTTATCGATAGATTCTGTAAAGTTTGGTTGTGCTTATAATTTTGGACCAAATTTAGCTGACGCACTTCCAGTTGAAGAAATGTTAAAATTGGCCGTTGAAAGTTTGGGAAAAGGTCAATATATAATAGAACAAATAGAGGAACAGCCTCACGAAGCTGGGTTATTAAAATTAGATATTAGTAAAGCGATTACCGAATTAAGGTGGAGTCCCAAATATAATGCGCATCAAGCTGTTAAAATGACTATGGATTGGTATAACGAATTCAATTTAAATAAAAATAGTATAGGAAACTTTACTATTAATCAAATAAAAAGTTTTTTGAATGACTAAGAGTGTAGTAATTACAGGTGCCACTGGATATCTTGGATTTAAATTTTTAGAAAAAATATTAGAAGTTAAATCTAGCATATGTGTTGTTAAAAGGGAAACGTCAGATATTTTAAAAATTAGTAGTTTGTGTAAAAATATTAAGTTTTATAATACTGATGAGGTAAGTCTTGATAAAATGTTTAAAGAAAATGATGTAGATATGATTATTCATTTTGCAACATTGTACGGGAGAAAAAATGAATCAATTTTTCAAATCAAAGAAGCTAATTTAGATTTTCCTTTGTTATTGTTAAAATATGGAATTGAACATAATGTTAAATATTTTATTAACACAGGGACTTCATTACCTTACCTAACAAACCAATATTCGTTGTTTAAAAATCAATTTTCGGAATGTCTCCAGTTTTTTTCTTCAAAGATTATAACATTAAACATCTTACTTGAACATTTTTATGGCCCCGATGATGATGATTCAAAATTTATTTCATCCATGATTTATAGGATGAAGAATAATATGCTAGATATTGAACTTACTGAAGGTACTCAATTAAGGGATTTTATTTTTATTGATGATGTTATAAGTGCTTATCTATGCTTAATAAATAATATAAATAAATTTAGCGGTTTTAATATTTTGCCATTGGGTTCGGGAGAGGTATTTACTATCAGAAGAATCGTGGAAACTATTAAAGATGTTTCAGGTAGCAATTCTAACTTGTTGTTTGGTAAAATTCCGATGAGAGAAAATGAATTATTGTGTTCAGATGCTGATATTTCCAAATTTCAAAGTTTGGGTTGGAATCCAAAATTTAGTCTTAGTGAAGGATTAAAATTGACTATCGAATCATACAAAAAATAAAATAAATGGGATTGTTGTCTAAGATTGAAATTATTGAGAGAAAAAAAATTGAAGATTCAAGAGGTTGGTTTTTGAAGGTAATCAATGGATTAGAATATAATTTACCGACTTATACAGGTGAAGTTTATTTAACTAATGCTTCATATGGTGAATCAAAAGGAGGACATTATCATGTAAAAGCTAATGAATGGTTTACTTTAATTACAGGTGAGTGTGAATTAAAAATGGTTGATATTCTGACAGGAGAGAAACAAACTATTTATTTATCTTCAAGTCATCCTCAGACTATCTATGTCCCTAATCATATTGGACATATTTTTATAAATAGGGGAGCTAGTGATTTTATTTTATTGGCTTATTCGGATCAATTATATATGCCTGAGGATACTATAATCTATGAAGATTTCTAGAAATAATGACAAAGAATATGTTTAGTTTGTTTAAGCTCAATAAAATTGAGGTACATAAAGTTAATGATCAAGCTCGTGATTCAAATATTTTGAGACAAATTTTTTCATCGGTTTCTTTTAAAGCTTTAAGTATAATTATTGGATTTTTAATGGTTCCACTATTATTAAAAAAGTTAGGGCAAGAAAAGTATGGTATTTGGGCATTATTACTATCGACGGTACAATGGGTTTCGTTGATGGATATAGGTATTGGAAATGGATTGCGTATAAAATTAACAGAGGCCTTGTCTGCTAATAGGCAGAAGGAGGCTAAAGAATATGTATCTACAGCATATTTTTTAATGGCTTCTATAGCGGTGACTTTAGTAGTGCTGTTGTTGCCAGTGTTTTTTTTATTTGAATGGAATCATTTCTTTAATACTGAAGTTATTTCGGAAGCAGAATCCCGATGGGTAGTCATGATTTTTGTTATTTCAATGGTATTGTTTTTCGTACTTTCTTTATTAAATCAGGTCATGTATTCAGTACAAAGAAGTTCATTGACTTCTATTGCACCTTTAATGACCTCTTTATTTTTTATATTTATCATTTATTTTTTTTTCCCAGATGCCTCTTCAAATCTTCTAGGAACCTCATTGGTTTATACACTATGTCTAATCTTTATGATTAGTTTTGTTTCGATAGTATTTTACAATGAGTATAGGAATTTGTCGCCTCAAATAAAGTTTTTTAATAAGGCAAGGATTCGGGAATTATTATCATTAGGGATAAAGTTTTTTGTAATTCAAATTATTGGTATAGTAATATTCTCTACAGACAATATTATTATTACCCAATTGTTAGGACCAAAGTATGTTTCAATTTATAATGTACCCTTTTTGATTTTTAATAATATAGGGATGTTGGTTAATATGGTTTTGGTTCCTATGTATTCATCTTATACAGAGGCATATACTAAAGGGGATTTAAAATGGATTCGGTCTAAGGTAAGCTTATTATGTAAACTAATGATTCCTTTCGTTTTTTTTATAGGTAT of Flavobacterium marginilacus contains these proteins:
- a CDS encoding UpxY family transcription antiterminator — translated: MNWYVVYTKPKWERKVAERLNEIGITAYCPLITKISQWSDRKKKIQVPLFNSYIFVQVDEKNRNVIFEISGAVRYLFWLGKPAVVKEKEIQIIQDWLNVPDTFELVVDKWQKGDSIVLESGPFLAQSAIVQEVKQNHYILILESLGCILKVEKK
- a CDS encoding SLBB domain-containing protein, with product MKKLITVILFLIALFQTNTILAQDILKGSDLSTVKVDYLSDSDIAKIKSQLQTNNLTIDQVESMALSKGMDPAEFAKLKKRLAFTETSKSAVDKKTTTKKKSKDSDLEDEEDNSDVIERKQEKIENKKVKDSLNSLVFGSELFDNPTLNFQPNLKLATPVNYILGPGDELQISVNGVQEFNDNVSVSVEGKVAIQYVGQISVSGMTIETATQKIKGAISRVYSTVRSGQSQVEVSLSRIRTIKITIIGSKQPGNYSVSSLATVYNALFLGGGPGKNASYRNIELIRNNKVFKNIDIYRFLVNGNQSDNVGLKDNDVIRIPAYTNRVTVEGEAKRPGIFEMKKGEHFSDLLNFASGFNEFAYTASVNVLQKTGKEFKVADIQAAQYDSYLPLNGDVFRISKILNRFENRIIINGAVFRPDTYSFYQGMRVSDLIRQAEGLKEDAYLKRARIIRLKEDLTTEIVNVDLSKAIVGDLNADVALKKEDILTVYSILDFKEEYKVTIDGEVKKPDVYDYQDNLTLNDLIITAGGLTGSASKRVEIARMIKAEDIDDSNPNKVELFNIEITPYSNEQSINFVLKPFDVINIRRMAVVEKPEMVTISGSVSYPGKYVLANKKEKIYNVIQRAGGLTSLASLNGVKIKRPIKKAQIEELENINLNLGKKDSIQNKLKKKLKEDLKYATIPVDWEKVVRNQNGNANITLQPGDEIEVSAFNETVKVAGNVLLTSEIPYKKGRGFNYYLDAVGGLDAKGWRNKAYVIYPNGEAAVTRRFLLIRSSPKVEPGSQIVVPEKPETKKMTTGEWVSIGSVITSLALLIVTSFK
- a CDS encoding Wzz/FepE/Etk N-terminal domain-containing protein, which translates into the protein MEQNKGIANDEISLKELIEKGKEWYAYLLSQWKIIVLAGVIGAVLGLAYSFTKKPIYTATLTFALEDEKSGGMGGALGLASSFGIDVGGGGGSIFSGSNLTELFKSRTMVEQTLMTPVAVNGKVISLAEMYIQNNKWREKWNNNPKFKDIQFLPETKRKYFTREHDSILGVIYQNLSQTSLSVGQKDKKIAIISMDVSSTDELFSLRFCEALARQVGKFYVETKSKKARMNMEILEHQVDSIRAELNGAITGVAVANDNTFNLNPALNVRRTPSARRQVDVQANTAILTELVKQAELAKVTLRKETPLIQVIDRPILPLPKERFGKAKGILLGGILAGFLVVFFLIFKRIFKEVLK
- the rfbF gene encoding glucose-1-phosphate cytidylyltransferase — protein: MKVVIFAGGFGTRLMEETEARPKPMVEIGGKPILWHILKMYERHGYNEFIICLGYKATYIKEYFYNYYLHNSDVTIELANNNINVHYSETESFKVTLIDTGLHTNTAGRLKRIQKYVQGETFMLTYGDGVSDIDLTQLLTFHRSHGRLITLTSVQVPGRFGNLDINEFGEVGRFEEKPVGDGMWINGGFFVLEPGIFQYLDYDVENVQWEKGPLATIAKDNQLAAFKHEGFWKCMDALRDRHELEEMWNSGNAKWKTW
- the rfbG gene encoding CDP-glucose 4,6-dehydratase, whose protein sequence is MENMVDSSFEILKSTYQGKKVFLTGHTGFKGSWMLKTLSLLGAVVKGYALGPSTPNDLYYLIDGDNLCDSVIADLREKKRLEKEILDFQPDFIFHLAAQPLVRLSYEIPAETFEINAIGTANVLDAVRLLDKSCSVVLITTDKVYYNNEWLYPYRENDRLGGFDPYSASKACTELIIDSYRNSFFNSNNYNTHKKGIAVARAGNVIGGGDWSKDRLIPDIAKAFAIEKPVVIRNPKSIRPWQHVLEPVIGYLQLGANLSIDSVKFGCAYNFGPNLADALPVEEMLKLAVESLGKGQYIIEQIEEQPHEAGLLKLDISKAITELRWSPKYNAHQAVKMTMDWYNEFNLNKNSIGNFTINQIKSFLND
- a CDS encoding NAD-dependent epimerase/dehydratase family protein, with protein sequence MTKSVVITGATGYLGFKFLEKILEVKSSICVVKRETSDILKISSLCKNIKFYNTDEVSLDKMFKENDVDMIIHFATLYGRKNESIFQIKEANLDFPLLLLKYGIEHNVKYFINTGTSLPYLTNQYSLFKNQFSECLQFFSSKIITLNILLEHFYGPDDDDSKFISSMIYRMKNNMLDIELTEGTQLRDFIFIDDVISAYLCLINNINKFSGFNILPLGSGEVFTIRRIVETIKDVSGSNSNLLFGKIPMRENELLCSDADISKFQSLGWNPKFSLSEGLKLTIESYKK
- a CDS encoding WxcM-like domain-containing protein; the encoded protein is MGLLSKIEIIERKKIEDSRGWFLKVINGLEYNLPTYTGEVYLTNASYGESKGGHYHVKANEWFTLITGECELKMVDILTGEKQTIYLSSSHPQTIYVPNHIGHIFINRGASDFILLAYSDQLYMPEDTIIYEDF
- a CDS encoding lipopolysaccharide biosynthesis protein, producing MTKNMFSLFKLNKIEVHKVNDQARDSNILRQIFSSVSFKALSIIIGFLMVPLLLKKLGQEKYGIWALLLSTVQWVSLMDIGIGNGLRIKLTEALSANRQKEAKEYVSTAYFLMASIAVTLVVLLLPVFFLFEWNHFFNTEVISEAESRWVVMIFVISMVLFFVLSLLNQVMYSVQRSSLTSIAPLMTSLFFIFIIYFFFPDASSNLLGTSLVYTLCLIFMISFVSIVFYNEYRNLSPQIKFFNKARIRELLSLGIKFFVIQIIGIVIFSTDNIIITQLLGPKYVSIYNVPFLIFNNIGMLVNMVLVPMYSSYTEAYTKGDLKWIRSKVSLLCKLMIPFVFFIGIVICFFPLLKRVWLGDAIEVSQTLTLLIGIYTVISVWNNIFSYVLGGIGKINLGMYSTVVQGVLNIPLAIYFGKYLDMGLNGIILSNIICLSISSLLSPIQVYYFIFSQKQTKLLTRILS